Proteins co-encoded in one Acinetobacter lwoffii genomic window:
- a CDS encoding AMP-binding protein: MTQVRLSYAYGTSSQPLLGMTIGEKFDQACEQYAERDAVVSLHQNIRLSYRQLQDQVNAFACQLLKLGMQKGDRLAIWSPNCVEWTITQFAAFKAGIILVNLNPAYKSNELEYVLNKVSCKGLVIAAQFKTTDYQEILTKIAPELQETEDKFLNAERLPHLKHVIKIDDQQHTGIHRFQDLLSSPGEQELQQLQQISSELQFDETINIQFTSGTTGNPKGTMLTHNNILNNGYFVGEAIHLGPEDRVCISVPLFHCFGMVMGNLACITHGSAMIYPSAVFNPLETLKAIQQERCTAAYGVPTMFIAILEHEQFDEFDLSSLRTGIMAGSPCPQEIMQRVIERMHMSEITICYGMTETAPVSAQSSTADSVEQRVSTVGRVHPHLEVKIVDENGKVVPRGQLGELCVRGYSVMLGYWEDQDKTQEVIDAARWMHTGDIAEMDDEGFVKIKGRIKDVVIRGGENLFPKEIEDFLYTHPAVSDVQVIGVPDHKYGEELCACIILHENDPCTEETIRQYCKEHISHNKVPRYVRFFQEFPMTASGKAQKFKLREFMREELNLKEIA; this comes from the coding sequence ATGACACAAGTACGGTTAAGCTATGCCTATGGAACCAGCAGCCAGCCTTTATTGGGCATGACGATTGGTGAAAAATTTGATCAGGCTTGCGAGCAGTATGCAGAACGTGATGCGGTAGTGAGTTTGCATCAGAACATACGCCTCAGTTACCGGCAGCTACAGGATCAGGTCAATGCCTTTGCCTGTCAGCTGCTGAAACTAGGTATGCAAAAAGGTGACCGTCTGGCAATCTGGTCGCCGAACTGTGTGGAATGGACCATTACCCAGTTTGCGGCCTTCAAGGCAGGCATTATTCTGGTGAACCTGAATCCGGCCTATAAAAGCAATGAGCTTGAATATGTGCTAAACAAGGTCTCCTGTAAGGGACTGGTGATTGCAGCGCAGTTTAAGACGACGGACTATCAGGAAATTCTGACTAAAATTGCACCGGAATTGCAGGAAACCGAGGATAAGTTCCTTAATGCAGAGCGTCTGCCGCATTTAAAACATGTAATTAAAATTGATGACCAGCAGCATACCGGCATCCACCGGTTTCAGGATTTGCTGAGCTCGCCTGGCGAACAAGAGCTGCAACAACTGCAACAGATCTCCAGTGAACTGCAGTTCGATGAAACCATTAATATCCAGTTTACCTCGGGCACCACCGGCAATCCGAAAGGCACCATGCTGACCCATAATAATATTTTAAATAACGGGTACTTTGTTGGCGAAGCCATTCATTTAGGGCCAGAAGACCGTGTCTGTATTTCAGTTCCTTTATTTCACTGCTTTGGTATGGTCATGGGCAATCTGGCCTGTATTACGCATGGTTCCGCCATGATTTATCCGTCTGCCGTGTTTAATCCATTAGAAACCTTAAAAGCCATTCAGCAGGAAAGATGTACCGCGGCTTATGGTGTGCCAACCATGTTTATCGCCATTCTTGAGCATGAACAGTTTGACGAATTTGACCTGTCCAGTCTGCGTACCGGGATTATGGCGGGTAGTCCATGTCCGCAGGAAATTATGCAGCGCGTGATTGAACGGATGCATATGTCTGAAATCACGATTTGTTATGGCATGACTGAAACCGCACCCGTCAGTGCACAAAGCTCAACGGCAGACAGTGTCGAGCAACGTGTCAGTACGGTTGGCCGGGTACATCCGCATCTGGAAGTTAAAATTGTCGATGAAAATGGCAAGGTGGTTCCACGCGGCCAATTGGGTGAGCTGTGTGTACGTGGTTATTCAGTGATGCTCGGTTATTGGGAAGATCAGGATAAAACCCAGGAAGTGATTGATGCGGCGCGCTGGATGCATACCGGTGATATCGCTGAAATGGATGATGAAGGCTTTGTCAAAATCAAGGGCCGAATCAAGGACGTGGTGATTCGTGGAGGGGAAAACCTGTTCCCGAAAGAAATTGAAGATTTCCTTTATACCCATCCGGCAGTTTCGGACGTACAGGTAATTGGGGTGCCAGACCATAAATATGGAGAAGAGCTGTGTGCTTGTATCATCCTGCATGAAAATGATCCATGTACTGAAGAAACCATCCGTCAGTATTGTAAGGAGCATATTTCTCACAACAAAGTGCCGCGTTATGTGCGTTTCTTCCAGGAATTTCCAATGACGGCTTCAGGTAAGGCGCAGAAGTTCAAATTGCGTGAATTTATGCGTGAAGAGCTGAACTTGAAAGAGATTGCTTAA
- a CDS encoding thioesterase family protein: protein MSAYYSFIQREQHPDGSTTAYYRSNIHAQGAWNPHEQHMAPATGILCVELEQFQPRADMRIGRVGLDIFGLIAFGEFSITTRMIRPGKTIELVEAEMCANGKTCIVARAWRMLTSDTKAIAGVEDFPIESPEYLPVWEGMRCWPGGYIQSIETRAHADHRAGKGIVWLRNSLDMVEGQPTTDFSRLLGMVDTANGIVPRQDPNSGWGFPNLDLQIHMHRLPQGKWLGLEVVQQYGGDGIGLTSGILHDVHGPFGRSEQILTLRKF, encoded by the coding sequence ATGTCGGCATATTACAGTTTTATTCAGCGCGAACAGCATCCAGATGGCAGTACTACGGCTTATTACCGTTCTAATATTCATGCACAAGGTGCATGGAATCCGCATGAGCAGCACATGGCACCAGCCACTGGTATTCTATGCGTCGAACTGGAACAGTTTCAGCCACGTGCTGACATGCGTATTGGTCGGGTCGGGCTGGATATTTTTGGCCTGATCGCCTTTGGTGAATTTTCAATTACTACGCGCATGATCCGTCCGGGTAAAACCATCGAACTGGTTGAAGCTGAAATGTGTGCCAATGGTAAAACCTGCATTGTGGCACGCGCGTGGAGAATGCTAACTTCAGATACCAAGGCCATTGCCGGAGTGGAAGACTTTCCGATCGAAAGTCCAGAATATTTACCTGTTTGGGAGGGTATGCGCTGCTGGCCAGGCGGTTATATCCAGAGTATTGAAACCCGTGCGCATGCTGACCATCGTGCAGGCAAGGGCATTGTCTGGCTGAGAAATTCGCTAGACATGGTAGAAGGCCAACCGACGACAGACTTTAGCCGTTTACTTGGTATGGTCGATACAGCCAATGGCATTGTGCCACGTCAGGATCCGAATTCCGGTTGGGGATTTCCGAATCTGGACCTGCAGATTCATATGCACCGTCTGCCGCAGGGTAAATGGCTAGGACTGGAAGTGGTGCAGCAATATGGTGGAGATGGTATCGGTTTGACCAGCGGAATTCTGCATGATGTTCATGGGCCTTTTGGTCGAAGTGAACAGATTCTGACCCTGCGAAAGTTTTAA
- a CDS encoding TetR/AcrR family transcriptional regulator, with translation MSYKRSSLMQERMEQNRLSILESARELIIQGGLKEASIQAIAERAGVSTGLVYRYFESKSQILIEVLSAAIQHEVGILNHIAESDLSPKLKLQKSVTTFVKRAMNSPQLAYSLMFEPVDPEMEHERFRSKQLLKQSIKEILAEGKVNGEFEFEDLNTAALGVVGAMTFVVIEPLNPSRNVMFDQKYKDHFVKQIADFCVNAVRGQEENLQA, from the coding sequence ATGAGTTATAAAAGATCATCATTGATGCAGGAACGAATGGAACAAAATCGCCTGTCGATTTTGGAATCTGCTCGTGAACTGATTATTCAAGGGGGCTTGAAGGAGGCATCGATTCAGGCGATTGCAGAACGCGCAGGCGTTTCTACAGGGCTGGTCTATCGATATTTCGAAAGCAAAAGCCAGATTTTAATTGAGGTTTTGTCGGCCGCGATTCAGCATGAAGTCGGAATTCTGAACCATATTGCCGAGTCAGATTTATCGCCAAAACTGAAATTGCAAAAATCTGTTACAACTTTTGTCAAGCGTGCCATGAATAGCCCCCAATTGGCGTATTCACTGATGTTCGAACCGGTTGATCCGGAAATGGAACATGAGCGTTTTCGCAGTAAGCAGCTGCTTAAGCAGAGCATTAAGGAAATTCTGGCCGAAGGAAAGGTCAATGGAGAATTCGAATTTGAAGATTTGAATACGGCAGCATTAGGTGTGGTTGGTGCCATGACCTTTGTCGTGATTGAACCTTTAAATCCGTCCCGAAATGTCATGTTTGATCAGAAGTATAAGGATCACTTTGTCAAACAGATTGCCGATTTTTGTGTCAACGCAGTACGTGGGCAGGAGGAAAATTTACAAGCATAA
- a CDS encoding isovaleryl-CoA dehydrogenase, with the protein MNLQSLDFGLDETLIALRDSVAAFCAKEITPIAQQVDRDNEFPAHLWKKFGEMGLLGLTVSEEYGGSNFGYLAHIIAMQEISRASASIGLSYGAHSNLCVNQIKRNGTEEQKQRYLPKLISGEYVGALAMSEPNAGSDVVSMKLKAEDKGDHYLLNGSKMWITNGGDADVLVVYAKTDLQAGAKGMTAFLVEKNMPGFSHGTHLDKLGMRGSNTYPLFFDNVEVPKENVMGGVGNGTKVLMSGLDYERAVLSAGPLGIMDACMDTVIPYIHDRKQFGQALGEFQLMQGKIADMYSTWLACKALVYAVGAECDKAEHSRSLRKDAASAILYAAEKATWMAGETIQTLGGNGYINEFAAGRLWRDAKLYEIGAGTSEIRRMLIGRELFNETA; encoded by the coding sequence ATGAATTTACAAAGCTTGGATTTCGGTTTGGATGAAACTCTAATAGCGCTTCGTGATTCAGTGGCCGCATTTTGCGCCAAAGAAATTACCCCGATTGCTCAACAGGTTGACCGTGACAACGAGTTCCCTGCTCACCTTTGGAAAAAATTTGGCGAGATGGGCCTGCTCGGGCTGACAGTCAGTGAGGAATATGGCGGTTCAAATTTTGGTTATCTGGCGCACATCATTGCCATGCAGGAAATTTCCCGTGCTTCTGCATCCATTGGGCTGTCCTATGGCGCACATTCTAACCTATGTGTAAACCAAATTAAGCGAAATGGTACTGAAGAACAGAAACAGCGTTATCTGCCTAAACTGATTTCAGGTGAATATGTCGGTGCCTTGGCAATGTCTGAACCGAATGCAGGCTCGGATGTGGTGAGCATGAAACTGAAAGCAGAAGACAAAGGCGATCACTACCTGTTGAATGGTTCAAAAATGTGGATCACCAATGGTGGCGATGCCGATGTCCTGGTGGTCTATGCAAAAACCGATTTGCAAGCCGGTGCCAAAGGCATGACTGCATTTCTGGTTGAGAAAAATATGCCAGGTTTTAGCCACGGCACCCATTTGGACAAACTCGGCATGCGTGGTTCAAACACTTATCCGCTGTTTTTTGACAATGTTGAAGTTCCGAAAGAAAACGTCATGGGCGGCGTCGGTAATGGCACCAAGGTCTTGATGAGTGGTCTGGACTATGAGCGTGCTGTATTGAGTGCTGGCCCACTGGGGATTATGGATGCCTGTATGGATACCGTGATTCCATATATTCATGACCGTAAACAGTTTGGTCAGGCGCTGGGCGAATTCCAGTTAATGCAAGGCAAAATTGCCGACATGTATTCGACCTGGCTAGCCTGTAAGGCACTGGTTTATGCGGTCGGTGCTGAATGTGACAAAGCTGAGCATAGCCGTAGCCTGCGTAAAGATGCTGCCAGTGCCATTTTATATGCTGCTGAAAAAGCGACCTGGATGGCAGGAGAAACCATTCAGACTTTAGGTGGTAACGGTTATATCAACGAATTTGCTGCCGGCCGTTTATGGCGTGATGCCAAACTGTATGAAATTGGCGCCGGTACTTCAGAAATCCGCCGCATGCTGATTGGCCGTGAACTTTTCAACGAAACAGCCTAA
- a CDS encoding carboxyl transferase domain-containing protein — protein sequence MNQLSSKINIRSEEFKTNQTAMLQLVDDLKQKVEKIALGGGETARQKHLDRGKLLPRERINHLIDPGTAFLEIGQLAAYQVYQDDVPAAGVVAGVGQVKGVTCMIIANDATVKGGTYYPLTVKKHLRAQEIAEQNHLTCIYLVDSGGAYLPLQDEVFPDRDHFGRIFYNQARMSSQGIAQIAVVMGSCTAGGAYVPAMSDETIIVRNQGTIFLGGPPLVKAATGEVVSSEDLGGGDVHTRLSGVADHLAENDEHALAIARNIVANLNKKPNKTADEIEAPLFDSSELYGIVPSDARKPFDIREVIARIVDGSRFDEFKARFGTTLVTGFAKLYGMPVGIIANNGILFSESAQKGAHFIELCTQRNIPLIFLQNITGFMVGRQYENEGIAKNGAKLVMAVANANVPKLTLVIGGSFGAGNYGMCGRAYSPRFMWTWPNSRISVMGGEQASSVLSTLKRDQIEQKGGTWSAEEEDQFKQPIRDQYERQGHPYYASSRLWDDGVIDPAQSREVLALSLAAALNAPIQPTKFGVFRM from the coding sequence ATGAATCAGTTATCGAGCAAAATCAATATACGTAGTGAAGAGTTTAAAACCAACCAGACTGCCATGCTGCAACTGGTGGATGACCTAAAACAGAAAGTTGAAAAAATTGCTTTGGGTGGTGGCGAAACTGCCCGTCAAAAACATCTGGACCGTGGCAAATTACTCCCCCGTGAACGGATTAATCATTTAATTGATCCAGGCACAGCTTTTTTGGAAATTGGTCAGCTGGCTGCCTATCAGGTGTATCAGGATGATGTTCCTGCCGCAGGTGTGGTCGCTGGTGTTGGTCAGGTCAAGGGTGTGACCTGCATGATCATCGCCAATGATGCTACGGTGAAAGGCGGTACTTATTATCCATTAACAGTGAAAAAGCATTTACGTGCCCAGGAAATTGCCGAACAGAACCATCTGACTTGTATTTATCTGGTGGATTCAGGCGGTGCATATTTGCCTTTACAGGATGAAGTATTTCCAGACCGCGATCACTTCGGCCGTATTTTCTACAATCAGGCACGTATGTCGAGCCAAGGTATCGCCCAAATTGCAGTGGTGATGGGCAGCTGTACTGCAGGCGGTGCTTATGTGCCTGCCATGTCAGATGAAACCATTATTGTCCGCAATCAGGGCACCATTTTCCTAGGCGGCCCTCCTCTAGTTAAGGCAGCTACTGGTGAAGTGGTGTCCAGTGAGGATCTCGGTGGTGGTGATGTGCATACCCGTTTGTCTGGCGTGGCTGATCATCTGGCTGAAAACGATGAACATGCACTTGCGATTGCCCGCAACATCGTGGCCAACCTGAACAAAAAGCCAAACAAGACCGCAGATGAAATCGAAGCGCCGCTGTTTGACAGTTCGGAACTGTACGGCATTGTGCCGAGTGACGCGCGCAAGCCTTTTGATATCCGTGAAGTGATAGCGCGTATTGTCGATGGCTCACGTTTTGACGAGTTCAAGGCACGTTTCGGCACTACCCTGGTGACCGGTTTTGCCAAGCTCTATGGCATGCCGGTCGGGATTATTGCCAATAATGGCATTCTATTTTCCGAGTCTGCCCAAAAAGGCGCACATTTTATTGAACTGTGTACCCAGCGCAATATTCCGCTGATTTTCCTGCAAAATATTACCGGGTTTATGGTCGGCCGCCAGTATGAAAATGAAGGCATTGCCAAAAATGGTGCTAAGCTGGTGATGGCCGTCGCCAATGCCAATGTACCGAAACTGACTCTAGTGATTGGCGGTTCTTTTGGTGCAGGCAACTATGGTATGTGTGGACGCGCTTACTCGCCACGCTTTATGTGGACCTGGCCAAACTCGCGTATTTCAGTGATGGGCGGTGAACAGGCCTCCAGCGTCTTGTCGACCTTAAAACGTGACCAGATTGAGCAAAAAGGCGGAACTTGGTCAGCTGAAGAAGAAGACCAGTTTAAACAACCAATCCGTGACCAATACGAACGCCAAGGCCACCCTTATTATGCGTCTTCGCGTTTATGGGATGATGGTGTGATTGATCCAGCGCAATCGCGTGAAGTCTTGGCCTTGAGTCTGGCTGCGGCACTGAATGCGCCCATCCAGCCAACCAAATTCGGCGTGTTCCGCATGTAA
- a CDS encoding Rossmann-like and DUF2520 domain-containing protein, whose product MRISMIGAGRVAYHLALVLSAHHEIVQIYSRTLEKAQQLAEQFKAQAIAEPEQLDHEVDLVIIAVSDQSIASVIEQIHPYLQQNLIVHTSGSTHLDLLKNVHARAGVFYPLQTFSLERQIDWQQTPLFIEAMNEQDQILLLELANSLSNRVYTYSSSQRLSLHLAAVFACNFANYCYDMAKQVVDAQQVDFSLLYPLMLETANKATQNDPKQMQTGPAMRGDQNILNMHQQMLANMQREDLQNVYQLLSQQILTRHQK is encoded by the coding sequence ATGCGGATCAGTATGATTGGGGCAGGGCGAGTGGCATATCATCTTGCCCTTGTATTGTCAGCACACCATGAGATCGTACAGATCTACAGTCGAACCCTAGAAAAAGCACAGCAACTGGCTGAGCAATTTAAAGCTCAGGCAATCGCTGAGCCTGAACAGCTGGATCATGAGGTGGATCTGGTCATTATCGCGGTCAGTGATCAGTCGATTGCCAGCGTCATTGAACAGATTCATCCATATCTGCAGCAGAATCTGATCGTACATACCTCTGGCAGTACCCATCTCGATTTACTGAAAAATGTGCATGCGCGTGCAGGCGTATTTTATCCTTTACAGACCTTTAGTCTGGAACGCCAGATTGATTGGCAGCAGACGCCACTGTTTATTGAGGCGATGAATGAGCAGGACCAAATTCTGTTATTAGAACTGGCAAATAGCCTAAGCAATCGCGTTTATACTTATAGTTCTAGTCAACGTCTCAGTTTGCATCTTGCAGCGGTATTTGCCTGTAATTTTGCCAATTATTGTTATGACATGGCCAAGCAGGTGGTTGATGCACAACAGGTCGATTTTAGCCTGCTGTATCCCTTGATGCTGGAAACCGCCAATAAAGCCACTCAGAATGATCCCAAACAAATGCAGACCGGTCCAGCGATGCGTGGTGATCAGAATATCTTGAATATGCATCAGCAGATGTTAGCCAATATGCAGCGTGAAGATTTACAAAATGTCTATCAGTTGTTGAGCCAGCAGATTCTCACGCGTCATCAGAAATGA
- a CDS encoding SulP family inorganic anion transporter has protein sequence MISLKKEEWFSNIRTDVLAGLVVGLALIPESIAFSAIAGVDPQVGLYASFCIAVSIAFFGGRPAMISAATGAMALLMITLVKEHGLQYLLAATILTGIIQVIAGYFKVAKLMRFVSQAVVYGFLNALAILIFVAQIPEINRMDSTGYLFIAIGLTIIYLFPYIPKIGKAIPSPLICIIVLSGLALFLGADMRTVSDLGQFPDTLPVFLLPEIPLNLETLQIILPYSFTLATVGLLESMMTTTVIDEVTGTEGDRHQECRGQGMANIVSGFMGGMAGCAMIGQSIINVSSGARTRLSTLVAGVFLLCLVVFLKDWLAYIPMAALVAIMIMVAFTTFQWGAIKQFSKHPLEFNTVMIAVIIVVLATHNLALGVFVGVLLSALFFINKLERTVHVYTHLNEAHSRSYIISGQIFFSSTEKFYQFFDFKEKLDHVELDLTHAHIWDVTSVNMLNNVIQKFKAQNIDVTVIGLNEASSTLIDRFSS, from the coding sequence GTGATTAGCCTGAAAAAAGAAGAATGGTTTTCCAATATCCGCACAGATGTATTGGCAGGTCTGGTGGTGGGACTTGCCCTGATTCCTGAATCAATTGCCTTCTCTGCCATTGCCGGCGTCGATCCGCAAGTCGGTTTATATGCTTCTTTCTGCATTGCAGTATCCATTGCCTTTTTTGGCGGACGTCCCGCCATGATCTCTGCTGCTACAGGCGCAATGGCGCTTTTGATGATTACCTTGGTAAAAGAACATGGTCTGCAATATCTGCTGGCTGCCACAATTCTGACCGGTATCATTCAGGTCATTGCGGGGTATTTTAAAGTCGCTAAATTAATGCGTTTTGTATCGCAGGCGGTGGTATACGGATTTTTGAATGCCTTGGCGATCCTGATATTTGTGGCACAAATCCCGGAAATTAACCGGATGGATAGCACCGGTTATCTGTTTATTGCGATTGGTCTGACAATTATTTATCTGTTTCCTTATATCCCTAAAATCGGTAAAGCCATTCCCTCACCTTTAATCTGTATTATCGTACTTAGCGGTTTAGCTCTCTTCTTGGGTGCAGATATGCGTACCGTCAGTGATTTGGGGCAATTTCCAGATACCTTGCCGGTATTCCTGCTTCCCGAGATTCCACTCAATCTGGAAACCTTGCAAATTATCCTGCCTTATTCCTTTACCTTGGCGACTGTCGGTTTGCTGGAAAGCATGATGACCACTACGGTTATTGATGAAGTGACCGGAACTGAAGGTGACCGTCATCAGGAATGTCGTGGTCAGGGTATGGCCAATATTGTCAGCGGCTTTATGGGCGGGATGGCCGGTTGTGCCATGATCGGCCAGTCAATTATCAATGTGTCTTCAGGGGCACGTACCCGTTTATCGACTCTGGTCGCTGGCGTGTTTCTGCTGTGTCTCGTGGTTTTTTTGAAAGACTGGCTGGCTTATATCCCAATGGCAGCTCTGGTTGCGATCATGATTATGGTGGCATTTACCACCTTTCAATGGGGAGCAATCAAGCAATTCAGCAAACATCCGCTAGAATTTAATACCGTGATGATTGCCGTGATTATTGTCGTGCTTGCCACTCATAATCTGGCGCTTGGTGTATTTGTCGGCGTATTGCTCTCTGCCCTGTTCTTTATTAATAAACTGGAAAGAACCGTACATGTCTATACGCATTTAAATGAAGCCCATTCACGTAGCTATATTATTTCTGGACAAATTTTCTTCAGCAGTACAGAAAAATTCTATCAGTTCTTTGATTTTAAAGAAAAGCTTGATCATGTCGAACTGGATCTGACCCATGCGCATATCTGGGATGTGACCTCAGTGAACATGTTGAATAATGTGATCCAGAAATTTAAAGCTCAAAATATAGACGTAACAGTGATCGGTTTGAATGAAGCCAGCAGTACACTGATTGACCGTTTTAGTAGCTGA
- the trmB gene encoding tRNA (guanosine(46)-N7)-methyltransferase TrmB: MSNDQLDQQVVELENLSEHREIVTFMRRSMPLNTSQRTALEQYGHLILEYPVGDLREHFEHPERPLTVEIGFGMGRSLVLMAKANPERNFVGIEVHIPGIAQCVYEAGVEGLTNLRVLDADAIQVLREMPDNSINTVQLYFPDPWQKKRHFKRRFVSHDRMPLVEQKLELGGTFHAATDWEPYAEWMIEVLEERPRLENLAGKGNSYPRPEWRPQTKFERRGIEAGHKINDFIFKKIS; encoded by the coding sequence ATGTCGAACGATCAATTAGACCAGCAAGTCGTGGAGCTGGAAAACTTAAGCGAGCACCGTGAAATCGTGACGTTTATGCGCCGCTCAATGCCGCTAAACACCTCTCAACGTACTGCGCTTGAACAATATGGTCACTTAATTTTGGAATATCCAGTCGGTGATTTGCGTGAGCACTTTGAACATCCTGAACGTCCTTTGACTGTAGAAATCGGTTTTGGTATGGGCCGTTCACTGGTATTGATGGCCAAAGCCAATCCTGAGCGAAACTTTGTCGGGATTGAAGTGCATATACCTGGAATTGCGCAGTGCGTGTATGAAGCAGGTGTTGAAGGCCTAACGAACTTACGTGTGCTGGATGCTGATGCAATTCAGGTATTACGTGAAATGCCAGACAATAGTATCAATACTGTGCAATTGTATTTCCCGGATCCATGGCAGAAAAAGCGTCATTTTAAACGCCGTTTTGTTTCGCATGACCGTATGCCACTGGTGGAGCAAAAGCTAGAACTTGGCGGAACTTTCCATGCTGCAACGGACTGGGAACCGTATGCGGAATGGATGATTGAAGTATTGGAAGAACGTCCACGACTGGAAAATCTGGCGGGCAAAGGCAACAGCTACCCTCGTCCGGAATGGCGTCCACAAACCAAGTTTGAACGTCGCGGGATTGAAGCCGGTCACAAGATTAATGATTTTATCTTCAAGAAAATTTCTTAA
- a CDS encoding enoyl-CoA hydratase/isomerase family protein, whose product MTYQFLQLEQQDQVATVWINRAELHNAFNTQVIEELHACFRSLNDHDDVRVVILAGRGKSFSAGADLNWMKQAGQASQADNEADALKLAKMLQSLATLKQPTIARVHGIAFGGGMGLASACDICVASTDAKFATSEVRLGLAPSTISPYVIRAIGARQASRYFLTAERITAEQAKSIGLAHEVTTPEQLDSKIDEIVEALLLGGPAAQSASKQLIQLVDQQVLTEDLLLKTAQHIAHIRQGDEAKNGLNAFLNKQSPAWIKTTA is encoded by the coding sequence ATGACATATCAATTTTTACAGCTCGAACAGCAGGATCAGGTCGCGACAGTCTGGATTAACCGTGCCGAACTGCACAATGCTTTTAATACCCAGGTGATTGAAGAACTGCATGCCTGTTTCCGGTCTTTAAATGACCATGATGATGTGCGTGTGGTGATTTTGGCAGGCCGAGGCAAGAGTTTCTCTGCTGGCGCGGATCTGAACTGGATGAAACAGGCAGGTCAGGCATCACAGGCAGACAACGAAGCGGATGCTCTCAAACTGGCAAAAATGCTGCAAAGTCTGGCGACCTTAAAACAGCCAACCATTGCCCGGGTACACGGCATTGCCTTTGGTGGCGGCATGGGGCTGGCCTCAGCCTGTGATATTTGTGTGGCCAGTACAGATGCCAAGTTTGCCACTTCCGAGGTTCGCTTAGGTCTGGCACCTTCGACCATCAGCCCTTATGTGATTCGTGCGATTGGTGCCCGTCAGGCCTCACGTTATTTCCTGACCGCCGAGCGGATTACTGCTGAACAGGCCAAAAGCATTGGTCTTGCGCATGAAGTTACTACACCAGAACAGCTCGACAGCAAAATTGATGAAATTGTGGAAGCACTTTTACTGGGTGGTCCTGCTGCACAGAGCGCATCGAAACAGTTGATCCAACTGGTTGACCAACAGGTTTTGACCGAAGATTTACTGCTTAAAACAGCACAGCATATTGCCCATATTCGCCAGGGAGATGAGGCGAAAAATGGACTGAATGCATTTTTGAACAAACAAAGCCCGGCCTGGATCAAGACCACGGCATAA
- a CDS encoding class I SAM-dependent methyltransferase produces MAKNFHSEVVVASYDDHIRKLIPGYELVHQQIEAIFSIELLKTAHILIIGCGTGYELSYLLQRYPDWTFTAIDPSAAMLEQASKNLNSIDRQRVKFVQSMIQDLNQPDTFDAALAILVAHFISNSEKNGFFQAIQQCLKTNGLALTYDLMQPEDQQDIKIMQKLAQQTGLSVVQSNKMVERLEQDFHLLSAQNFKALLTKVGFKQCKIYCQIMNYHGFLIRK; encoded by the coding sequence ATGGCAAAAAACTTTCACAGTGAAGTCGTGGTCGCTAGTTATGACGATCATATCCGTAAACTGATTCCCGGTTATGAACTGGTGCATCAGCAGATTGAAGCAATTTTCAGCATTGAACTCCTGAAAACCGCTCATATATTGATAATAGGTTGCGGAACAGGTTATGAACTGTCCTATTTATTGCAGCGTTATCCAGACTGGACCTTTACTGCAATTGATCCATCAGCAGCTATGCTGGAACAGGCCAGTAAAAATCTGAATTCTATAGATCGACAAAGGGTGAAATTCGTCCAAAGTATGATTCAAGATTTGAATCAGCCAGATACGTTTGATGCTGCGTTAGCCATTCTGGTGGCACATTTCATTTCAAATTCCGAAAAAAACGGATTTTTTCAGGCTATCCAGCAGTGTCTTAAAACCAATGGTCTTGCATTGACCTATGACCTGATGCAACCCGAAGATCAGCAAGACATCAAAATTATGCAGAAGCTGGCACAACAGACAGGGTTAAGCGTGGTGCAAAGTAACAAGATGGTTGAACGCTTGGAGCAGGATTTTCACTTGTTATCTGCACAAAATTTTAAAGCGCTTTTAACCAAAGTCGGATTTAAACAGTGCAAGATTTATTGTCAAATCATGAATTATCATGGCTTTTTGATACGAAAATAA